A genomic region of Sphingobium sp. HWE2-09 contains the following coding sequences:
- a CDS encoding TonB-dependent receptor, with translation MAQTTNATGGESTKDNLVLQEIIVTAERRFNTAQKTAAAISVRPGAEMVRQGRYELKNILEDVPGISGGASGSTNTSLAGGTDNPATGLVIRGIQSNQGVGGSATSTSSAAAIYTDDVYNGLGGNYDIARVEVLRGPQGTLYGRSATAGIVAIHTNDPDTKAFGVEGTAELANYNLFHFVGAVNVPIVEDKLALRVAGNYFERDGYYAKDGDARQSASFRAKLLWTPSDTFSALLGYAQEFNTTHTGGTSVVQGSSPTDFVFSDSAIGNGRNHSRQVWGKFNLDLGGVELTYIPAYRTFFQDTTAVVRTAPGPGEIHIDNYVKTTPDNFMTHELRLNSTDTNSAFKWQVGGLYYRNSLSERNDLFNYDIGPMGAFIFKSFTHKVTTAGGVFAEGTYAFAPNTRLTAGVRYDHTKIEIDQDYTTIIGVSKSLSGADRLATFNNVTYKARLEHDLTPRNLLYALISTGVSPGDKTLTQDASGQPKTLVLDAETLTSYEIGAKNCFFNDRLQINLAAFYNDYGGYQTAGINVAAPGDPNRIFETITVPLKSYGVEFEIQARPWENGTIGLNGSYIRARYGEFPAEYAKYFSSRNVAPSPPFRVTGSYDHRVSLGGDTALMLRGVVRYVSSHASSRITVLDEQLGAGPYVHVPGRAVADFNATLVLNSNVSITGYVRNLTNERYLPDNWNVANTIPGNPPTVIVSQNGLSDPRTFGAILNFKF, from the coding sequence ATGGCCCAGACCACCAATGCGACGGGCGGCGAATCGACCAAGGACAATCTGGTTCTTCAAGAGATCATCGTGACGGCGGAACGCCGGTTCAATACGGCGCAGAAGACTGCCGCTGCGATCTCCGTCCGTCCCGGCGCCGAAATGGTGCGCCAGGGTCGCTATGAACTCAAGAACATCCTGGAAGATGTGCCTGGCATATCCGGCGGCGCTTCGGGTTCGACCAACACGTCGCTTGCTGGCGGTACGGACAACCCTGCCACCGGGCTGGTCATTCGCGGTATCCAGTCCAACCAGGGCGTAGGCGGCAGCGCAACCTCCACCTCGTCCGCCGCGGCGATTTATACCGACGATGTCTATAACGGCCTGGGCGGCAATTACGACATTGCGCGGGTGGAGGTTCTGCGCGGACCGCAGGGAACGCTTTATGGCCGCAGCGCGACGGCGGGCATCGTCGCCATCCATACCAACGATCCCGACACCAAGGCATTTGGGGTCGAAGGCACCGCGGAACTCGCGAACTACAACCTGTTCCATTTCGTAGGCGCGGTGAACGTGCCGATCGTGGAAGACAAGCTGGCGCTCCGGGTCGCGGGCAATTATTTCGAACGGGACGGCTATTACGCCAAGGACGGCGATGCCCGTCAGAGCGCCAGCTTCCGCGCGAAGCTGCTGTGGACGCCAAGCGACACCTTCTCAGCGCTGCTCGGCTATGCACAGGAATTCAATACGACGCACACCGGCGGCACGAGCGTTGTTCAAGGTAGCTCGCCGACCGATTTCGTTTTTTCGGATAGCGCCATCGGCAATGGTCGGAACCACAGCAGGCAGGTCTGGGGCAAGTTCAATCTCGATCTTGGCGGCGTGGAACTGACCTATATTCCGGCGTATCGCACATTTTTTCAGGACACGACCGCCGTCGTGCGCACCGCACCGGGACCGGGCGAGATTCACATCGACAATTATGTGAAGACGACGCCCGATAACTTCATGACGCACGAATTGCGCCTCAATAGCACGGACACCAATTCGGCGTTCAAGTGGCAGGTCGGCGGACTTTACTATCGCAACTCGCTGAGCGAGCGGAACGACCTGTTCAATTATGACATCGGGCCGATGGGCGCATTCATCTTCAAGTCGTTCACGCACAAGGTGACGACGGCTGGCGGCGTCTTTGCGGAGGGCACCTACGCCTTTGCCCCCAACACGCGGCTGACCGCCGGCGTCCGTTACGATCACACCAAGATTGAAATCGATCAGGATTACACGACCATCATCGGCGTTTCCAAGTCGCTATCCGGGGCGGACCGCCTGGCCACGTTCAACAACGTGACGTACAAGGCGCGCCTTGAGCATGATCTGACGCCGCGCAATCTGCTCTATGCGCTGATTTCCACCGGGGTCTCGCCTGGCGACAAGACGCTGACCCAAGATGCTTCTGGTCAACCCAAGACCTTGGTGTTGGACGCCGAAACGCTCACATCCTATGAAATCGGTGCGAAGAATTGCTTTTTCAACGATCGCCTGCAGATCAATCTTGCCGCCTTCTATAATGATTATGGCGGGTATCAGACCGCTGGCATCAACGTCGCAGCGCCCGGTGATCCCAATCGCATATTCGAGACGATCACGGTTCCGCTGAAGTCCTATGGTGTGGAATTTGAAATTCAGGCACGCCCTTGGGAGAACGGCACGATCGGCCTGAACGGCTCTTATATCCGCGCTCGCTACGGCGAATTTCCTGCCGAATACGCCAAATATTTCTCCAGCCGTAATGTGGCACCCTCGCCGCCGTTCCGGGTGACCGGCTCCTACGATCATCGCGTCTCGCTGGGCGGCGATACGGCACTGATGCTGCGCGGCGTGGTTCGCTACGTATCCTCCCATGCCAGCTCGAGGATTACGGTGTTGGATGAGCAGTTGGGCGCTGGACCTTATGTTCACGTCCCCGGACGCGCCGTGGCCGACTTTAATGCGACTTTGGTACTGAATTCCAATGTGTCGATCACCGGATATGTCCGCAATCTGACGAACGAACGGTATCTGCCTGACAACTGGAACGTGGCCAACACAATTCCGGGCAATCCGCCTACCGTCATCGTGTCGCAAAATGGTTTGAGCGACCCGCGGACTTTCGGTGCGATCCTGAACTTCAAGTTCTGA
- a CDS encoding DUF6152 family protein produces the protein MKGEYAMNTRGSTRIARALSALLLAAVAIPATAHHSAAPFDMTKKVNISGTVEKWVWSNPHSWLYIRRIKSDGTQEIWGFEAGSAGMLARNGWNSNDMKTGDKVTVTASPSRAGKNVGLISVIKLSSGRELRDGAPVPN, from the coding sequence TTGAAAGGCGAATATGCAATGAACACGCGTGGTTCGACCCGTATTGCACGGGCATTGTCAGCATTACTTCTCGCTGCTGTGGCGATCCCGGCGACGGCACACCATTCCGCTGCGCCTTTCGACATGACGAAGAAGGTCAACATTTCCGGCACAGTGGAGAAGTGGGTGTGGTCCAATCCCCATTCCTGGCTGTACATCCGCCGCATCAAGTCGGACGGAACTCAGGAAATCTGGGGCTTCGAAGCGGGCAGTGCAGGCATGCTGGCGCGCAACGGCTGGAACTCCAACGATATGAAGACCGGTGACAAGGTGACCGTGACGGCCAGTCCCAGCCGGGCCGGAAAGAATGTCGGCCTGATCAGCGTGATCAAATTGTCGAGCGGCCGCGAATTGCGCGATGGCGCACCTGTTCCGAACTGA
- a CDS encoding fumarylacetoacetate hydrolase family protein, translated as MKLARFTVDGRTRLGKVVGDQVVDISAAVPKAGDSMRVLLGQLDDVRAAIEAVDGPAFALSDVTLEAPIADPQKYLAIGMNYQDHADEAAAAGKPVPTSQLWFNKQVSCINGPFSDVDVPKSAPDMVDYEAEMGVVIGKRCRHVSREDARSVIAGYCVINDVTARDWQFRSPTFTLGKSFDTHGPIGPWITTDDEIADPHALTMTLELNGEVRQQSSTGKMIYDIFEQIAYLTEVMTLEPGDVIATGTPAGVGIAGNRFMKAGDVVRVAIDGLGAIENRFVNEA; from the coding sequence ATGAAGCTAGCCCGTTTCACCGTTGATGGCCGCACCCGGCTGGGAAAGGTCGTTGGCGACCAGGTCGTGGATATCAGCGCGGCGGTGCCTAAAGCTGGCGATTCCATGCGTGTTCTGCTCGGGCAGCTGGATGATGTGCGTGCCGCGATCGAGGCTGTCGACGGACCGGCCTTTGCCCTTTCGGACGTGACGCTGGAAGCGCCCATCGCAGACCCGCAGAAATATCTCGCCATCGGCATGAACTATCAGGACCACGCCGACGAAGCGGCAGCCGCTGGCAAGCCGGTTCCCACATCGCAACTGTGGTTCAACAAGCAGGTCAGCTGCATCAACGGGCCGTTTTCGGATGTCGACGTGCCCAAGTCCGCCCCCGACATGGTCGATTATGAAGCGGAAATGGGCGTCGTGATCGGCAAGCGTTGTCGTCATGTGTCGCGCGAAGATGCGCGATCGGTGATCGCGGGCTATTGCGTTATCAACGACGTGACCGCGCGCGACTGGCAGTTCCGCTCGCCGACCTTCACGCTGGGCAAGTCGTTCGATACCCACGGCCCGATCGGCCCATGGATCACCACCGATGACGAAATTGCCGATCCGCACGCGCTGACGATGACGCTCGAACTGAATGGCGAGGTTCGCCAGCAGTCATCCACAGGCAAAATGATCTACGATATCTTCGAGCAGATCGCCTATCTGACCGAGGTGATGACCCTGGAGCCGGGCGATGTGATCGCGACCGGTACGCCCGCAGGCGTGGGTATCGCCGGCAATCGCTTCATGAAGGCGGGCGATGTCGTGCGCGTCGCCATCGACGGTCTGGGCGCCATCGAAAACCGCTTCGTCAACGAAGCCTGA
- a CDS encoding MFS transporter produces MTVVERQAGTLQGILLLLPITMAVMGLIILVPVLPGIMAHFKDVEGVQYLVPLMLTLPALCVALLSPIAGIVVDFLGRRKTCIGALFVYAIVGILPMVLQSLTAIIISRAVLGAAEALIVISSTTLIGDYFHGREREKWLANQTAVASLASIVLALLGGALGSFGWRAAFAAYGVSILFAVCLIIWTWEPRKSDEPVAERADPKASFPWRTILPISLLAIFGGTMFFTMQIQVSNMLSGYYNISSPSALGLYSGLAGLSVAGGTLLYRQFTARFFVPTQLLIAFGLLGLSYVLMNHAPTSGQFTAWLIVNQIGSGMLLPALVVWAMGRLPFEVRGRGTGLFMSGWWLGQPLSSQAVAFMRGQFDGNLPAALQILGIACLIAAGVALASRFRSSAPAEAPASLPPLH; encoded by the coding sequence ATGACCGTCGTCGAACGCCAAGCCGGTACGCTACAAGGCATATTGCTATTGCTGCCGATCACGATGGCCGTCATGGGCCTTATCATCCTCGTGCCGGTGCTGCCGGGCATCATGGCGCATTTCAAGGACGTCGAGGGCGTTCAATATCTGGTTCCCCTGATGCTGACCCTGCCCGCGCTGTGCGTGGCGCTGCTGTCCCCGATCGCCGGGATCGTAGTGGATTTCCTGGGTCGTCGGAAAACCTGCATCGGCGCGTTGTTCGTTTATGCCATCGTCGGCATCCTTCCCATGGTTCTGCAAAGCCTGACCGCGATCATCATAAGCCGCGCGGTGCTAGGCGCGGCCGAAGCGCTGATCGTCATTTCCAGCACGACCTTGATCGGCGACTATTTTCACGGCCGCGAACGCGAAAAATGGCTGGCCAACCAGACGGCGGTCGCCTCCCTCGCGTCGATCGTGCTAGCCTTGCTGGGCGGGGCGCTGGGCAGTTTCGGCTGGCGTGCGGCGTTCGCCGCCTATGGCGTCAGCATCCTGTTCGCCGTCTGCCTGATCATCTGGACCTGGGAGCCGCGCAAGAGCGACGAACCCGTTGCCGAACGCGCCGACCCCAAAGCCAGCTTTCCATGGCGCACCATCCTGCCCATCTCGCTGCTGGCGATTTTCGGCGGCACCATGTTCTTCACCATGCAGATCCAGGTCAGCAATATGCTGAGCGGCTATTATAACATCAGCTCGCCCAGCGCGCTTGGCCTCTATAGCGGGCTGGCCGGACTGTCCGTCGCGGGCGGCACCTTGCTCTACCGCCAGTTCACCGCGCGTTTCTTCGTCCCGACACAGTTGCTGATCGCATTCGGCCTGCTCGGCCTATCCTATGTCCTGATGAACCATGCGCCCACATCCGGCCAGTTCACCGCTTGGCTGATCGTCAACCAGATCGGGTCCGGCATGTTGCTGCCTGCGCTGGTGGTTTGGGCGATGGGCCGCCTGCCGTTCGAAGTGCGCGGCCGCGGCACTGGCCTGTTCATGAGCGGTTGGTGGCTGGGGCAACCGTTGAGCAGCCAAGCCGTCGCCTTCATGCGCGGACAATTTGACGGCAACCTGCCCGCTGCGCTGCAAATATTGGGTATAGCGTGCCTGATCGCGGCCGGTGTCGCGCTGGCCAGCCGGTTCCGCAGTTCGGCACCGGCCGAAGCACCTGCGTCCCTGCCCCCGTTGCATTGA
- a CDS encoding fumarylacetoacetate hydrolase family protein yields MKVATLNDGSPDGILHVVSRDLTHCVAATGIAATLQVAIEQWEAVAPALQQLSNSLNAGTVPGAMALDARQLAAPLPRAWQWLDASAFHSHGDLLEQVFGIEPPPEKRSVPLMYQGAGDDLLGARADVPLPSEEDGMDFEAEVAIVTDRVAMGTSASAAARHIRLLTIANDTSLRVLAGKELKTGFGFLQSKAATSFGPVAVTPDELGDAWRDGRVHLPLHVHWNGEQFGRPHCGAMGFSFGELIAHAARTRNLAAGTIIGTGTISNENFREVGSACIAERRAIELIDEGQPKTGYLTFGDRVRIEMFDGDGRSIFGAIDQTYVKADIR; encoded by the coding sequence ATGAAGGTCGCAACGCTCAACGATGGATCGCCGGACGGGATATTGCACGTCGTCTCGCGCGACCTCACCCACTGCGTCGCGGCGACCGGCATCGCCGCCACCCTTCAGGTGGCGATCGAACAGTGGGAGGCGGTAGCGCCCGCCTTGCAGCAACTGTCCAACTCGTTGAACGCAGGCACCGTGCCGGGCGCAATGGCGCTCGACGCTCGCCAGTTGGCAGCGCCCCTGCCCCGCGCCTGGCAGTGGCTCGACGCGTCCGCCTTTCACTCGCATGGCGACCTGCTCGAACAGGTGTTCGGCATCGAACCGCCACCCGAAAAGCGGTCCGTGCCGCTGATGTATCAGGGGGCTGGCGACGATCTGCTGGGTGCGCGTGCCGACGTCCCGCTCCCATCGGAAGAAGACGGTATGGATTTCGAAGCGGAAGTCGCCATCGTCACCGACCGGGTCGCGATGGGCACGTCCGCGTCCGCGGCGGCACGCCATATCCGGCTGCTCACCATCGCGAACGACACCAGCCTGCGCGTCCTGGCGGGCAAGGAATTGAAGACCGGCTTTGGCTTCCTCCAGTCCAAGGCGGCGACCAGCTTCGGCCCGGTGGCCGTCACGCCCGACGAGCTGGGCGACGCCTGGCGCGACGGGCGCGTCCATCTGCCGCTGCATGTCCATTGGAACGGGGAGCAATTCGGCCGTCCCCATTGCGGCGCCATGGGCTTTTCGTTCGGGGAACTCATTGCCCACGCCGCACGGACGCGCAATCTGGCGGCGGGCACGATCATTGGCACGGGCACGATCTCCAACGAAAATTTCCGCGAGGTGGGGTCGGCCTGCATCGCCGAACGGCGCGCCATCGAACTGATCGACGAAGGCCAGCCAAAAACCGGCTATCTGACATTCGGCGATCGCGTCCGGATAGAAATGTTCGACGGCGATGGCCGATCGATCTTCGGCGCGATCGACCAGACTTATGTGAAGGCCGACATCCGGTAA
- a CDS encoding VOC family protein yields MSIAKAYDVAYVRFSAPDLEKMRAFLHDFGMVECTPHGETDRLFMRGTGLRSFVHATERGEAGFVALGIWVRDMGDLERLAEHDGLTVEPLDTPGGGHVVRLTDPDGYLIEAVAGQEALAPVERALPFPEPWNHGGEHPRIARFRRVKQGASHVQRLGHCVLGVSNFRQSEHWYKERFGFVTSDEVQPEPGVAIGAFMRADRGDEPCDHHTVFLFERPGGAPPEFMHSAFEVADVDDLMTGHEHLMQAGWHSHWGVGRHILGSQIFDYWNDPFGHEIEHWTDGDQLRAADGGGVVGLGELLGGQWGPPNPVLKELMKDGPPS; encoded by the coding sequence ATGAGCATCGCCAAAGCCTATGACGTCGCCTATGTGCGCTTCAGCGCGCCGGACCTGGAAAAAATGCGCGCCTTCCTGCATGATTTCGGCATGGTCGAATGTACGCCGCATGGCGAGACGGACCGCCTATTCATGCGCGGAACGGGGCTGCGCTCGTTTGTCCATGCGACGGAACGGGGGGAAGCGGGCTTCGTGGCCCTGGGCATCTGGGTCCGCGACATGGGCGATCTGGAACGGCTGGCGGAACATGACGGATTGACCGTAGAGCCGCTCGATACACCGGGTGGCGGCCATGTGGTGCGGCTGACCGATCCCGACGGCTATTTGATCGAGGCGGTCGCCGGGCAGGAGGCGCTGGCCCCTGTCGAGCGCGCGCTGCCCTTCCCCGAACCCTGGAACCATGGCGGCGAACATCCTCGCATCGCGCGCTTCCGCCGGGTGAAGCAGGGGGCGTCGCACGTGCAGCGGCTGGGCCATTGCGTGTTGGGCGTGTCCAATTTCCGCCAGTCCGAACACTGGTATAAGGAGCGCTTCGGCTTCGTCACCTCGGACGAGGTACAGCCCGAACCGGGCGTGGCGATCGGCGCCTTCATGCGGGCCGATCGGGGCGACGAACCTTGCGATCACCATACCGTCTTCCTGTTCGAGCGGCCCGGCGGCGCGCCGCCCGAATTCATGCATTCCGCGTTCGAAGTCGCCGATGTCGATGATTTGATGACCGGCCATGAACATCTGATGCAGGCGGGCTGGCATTCCCATTGGGGCGTCGGTCGCCACATATTGGGCAGCCAGATTTTCGATTATTGGAACGACCCGTTCGGCCATGAAATCGAACATTGGACCGATGGCGATCAATTGCGCGCGGCGGACGGCGGCGGCGTCGTGGGCCTTGGCGAATTGTTGGGCGGGCAATGGGGGCCGCCCAATCCGGTACTGAAGGAATTGATGAAGGACGGGCCGCCGTCCTGA
- a CDS encoding aldehyde dehydrogenase: protein MLNSETKEREGVSRTFDRRNPVTGEVATTVSAATVADANAACEEAQAAFPAWSALGPNARRALLMKAAAELELRAPQFIEAMMGEIGATQGWAGFNLSLAAGVVREAAAMTTQISGEVIPSDKPGCIAMAMREPVGVMLGIAPWNAPIILGVRAIAMPLACGNTVVLKASEQCPRTHSLIVEAFEAAGLPDGAVQIVTNAPEDAGEIVGALIDHPAIRRINFTGSTHVGKIIAKRAAEHLKPVLLELGGKAPFIVLDDADLDEAVKAAAFGAFMNQGQICMSTERIIVVDSVADAFVAQFKAKVDAMPVGDPREGKTPLGAVVDQKTVDIVQTLIDDALANGAEQVVGGTANGVLMPAHVIDKVTTDMKLFRDESFGPVVGIIRARDEAHAIALANDTAYGLSAAVFTRDTARGLRVAKQIQSGICHINGPTVHDEAQMPFGGTKASGYGKFGGKAGIDSFTELRWITIETQPGHYPI, encoded by the coding sequence ATGCTGAATAGCGAAACCAAAGAGCGCGAGGGCGTGTCGCGCACGTTCGACCGCCGCAACCCGGTGACCGGGGAGGTCGCCACGACCGTCAGCGCCGCGACCGTCGCGGACGCCAATGCCGCGTGCGAGGAGGCGCAGGCGGCGTTTCCGGCCTGGTCGGCGCTTGGCCCCAATGCCCGCCGCGCACTGCTGATGAAGGCCGCCGCCGAACTCGAATTGCGCGCCCCCCAGTTCATCGAGGCGATGATGGGCGAGATCGGCGCGACGCAGGGATGGGCCGGGTTTAACCTTTCGCTCGCAGCGGGTGTCGTGCGTGAAGCCGCCGCGATGACCACGCAGATTAGCGGCGAGGTCATTCCGTCCGACAAGCCAGGCTGCATCGCTATGGCGATGCGCGAACCGGTGGGCGTCATGCTGGGCATCGCGCCCTGGAATGCGCCGATCATCCTGGGCGTGCGTGCGATCGCCATGCCACTCGCTTGCGGCAACACCGTGGTGCTCAAGGCCAGCGAACAGTGCCCCCGCACCCACAGCCTGATCGTGGAAGCGTTTGAGGCGGCAGGCCTGCCCGACGGCGCGGTGCAGATCGTCACCAATGCGCCGGAAGATGCGGGTGAAATCGTCGGCGCGCTGATCGATCATCCTGCGATCCGCCGGATCAACTTCACCGGATCGACCCATGTCGGCAAGATCATCGCCAAGCGCGCCGCAGAGCATCTCAAGCCCGTGCTGCTCGAACTGGGCGGCAAGGCGCCGTTCATCGTACTGGACGACGCCGACCTGGACGAAGCAGTCAAGGCGGCGGCCTTCGGCGCATTCATGAACCAGGGTCAGATCTGCATGTCGACCGAGCGGATCATCGTGGTGGACAGCGTTGCCGACGCCTTCGTCGCGCAGTTCAAGGCGAAGGTCGACGCCATGCCGGTCGGCGACCCGCGCGAGGGCAAGACGCCGCTGGGCGCGGTGGTCGATCAGAAGACGGTCGATATCGTGCAGACGCTGATCGACGACGCGCTGGCGAATGGCGCGGAGCAGGTCGTGGGCGGAACGGCCAACGGCGTGCTGATGCCCGCCCATGTCATCGACAAGGTGACGACCGACATGAAGCTGTTCCGCGACGAGAGTTTCGGTCCCGTCGTCGGCATCATCCGCGCCCGCGACGAAGCCCATGCGATCGCGCTGGCCAACGATACCGCCTATGGGCTGTCGGCGGCCGTGTTCACCCGCGACACCGCGCGGGGCTTGCGGGTCGCCAAGCAAATCCAGTCGGGCATCTGCCATATTAACGGGCCGACCGTGCATGACGAGGCGCAGATGCCCTTCGGCGGGACCAAGGCGTCGGGCTATGGCAAGTTCGGCGGCAAGGCGGGCATCGACAGCTTCACCGAATTGCGCTGGATCACGATCGAGACGCAGCCGGGACATTATCCGATCTGA
- a CDS encoding SDR family oxidoreductase, whose translation MPVALITGCSSGFGEAMALAFAGRGYQVAATMRRPEAAPDSLKALEEASPADILIAPLDVTDAAARKSVIDLVVARFGRIDLLINNAGVGARGAFEDTPDSQWRTMFETNLFGPLDLIRLALPIMRAQGAGRIVNVTSVAAIMKTPFMSAYCASKHAFDAATAALNIETRSYGVQVVSVMPGPFKTALPQKSLDRQASAPYAAIAETFNRNFDGMESHAPEDISPVVQAAIAAATDAEPKLRYTAGTDVVRILPPILDAFAPMEKIGLHLTGQD comes from the coding sequence ATGCCGGTCGCATTGATTACAGGGTGCAGTTCGGGTTTCGGCGAAGCGATGGCGCTCGCCTTTGCAGGGCGGGGCTATCAGGTGGCTGCCACGATGCGCAGGCCCGAGGCCGCGCCCGACAGCCTTAAAGCGCTGGAGGAGGCCAGCCCGGCCGACATACTGATCGCGCCACTGGATGTGACTGATGCGGCCGCGCGAAAGTCCGTCATCGATCTGGTCGTGGCGCGTTTCGGCCGTATCGACCTGCTGATCAACAATGCCGGGGTCGGCGCGCGCGGCGCGTTCGAAGATACGCCCGACAGCCAGTGGCGCACGATGTTCGAAACCAACCTGTTCGGCCCGCTCGACCTCATTCGGTTGGCGCTGCCGATTATGCGCGCGCAGGGCGCGGGCCGCATCGTCAACGTGACGTCGGTAGCGGCAATTATGAAGACGCCCTTCATGTCGGCCTATTGCGCGAGCAAACATGCCTTCGACGCCGCGACAGCCGCGCTCAATATCGAAACGCGCAGCTATGGCGTGCAGGTGGTGAGCGTGATGCCCGGACCGTTCAAGACGGCGCTGCCGCAAAAGTCGCTCGATCGGCAGGCGAGCGCGCCCTATGCGGCGATCGCCGAGACGTTCAACCGCAATTTCGACGGCATGGAGTCGCACGCGCCGGAGGATATCAGCCCCGTCGTGCAGGCCGCGATCGCGGCGGCCACGGACGCCGAACCCAAGCTGCGCTATACCGCCGGGACCGACGTGGTGCGCATCCTGCCGCCGATCCTAGATGCGTTTGCGCCGATGGAAAAGATCGGGCTGCACCTGACCGGGCAGGACTGA
- a CDS encoding tyrosine-type recombinase/integrase → MDAITSPTPNNSLRERMLQDMTMRGFGEHTQKDYIRHFRSFAAFLGRPPDTATIEDLRRFQIDQHERAVGPATINGAVSALRFLFSITLKRPEMALGLVVVRFTPKLRVVLSVEETARLLEAAPGIKYKAALSVAYGAGLRVSEVAHLKVDDIDSERMIIRVEQGKGRKDRNAMLSPHLLDLLRQWWREGKRRGVMLPHGWLFPGRNGTDPVSARQLHRVVQEAAERAEIHKRVSPHTLRHSFATHLLEQGVDIRVIQVLLGHVNINTTGIYTQVSSKTMRAVASPLDQIVAVMEGRGPPG, encoded by the coding sequence ATGGATGCCATCACTTCCCCGACCCCGAACAATTCACTGCGCGAGCGTATGTTGCAGGACATGACGATGCGTGGCTTTGGGGAGCATACGCAGAAGGACTATATTCGGCACTTCCGATCATTTGCCGCGTTTCTCGGTCGCCCTCCCGATACGGCCACGATCGAAGACCTCCGGCGCTTTCAGATTGATCAGCATGAACGCGCCGTTGGTCCGGCAACAATCAATGGAGCCGTATCGGCACTGCGCTTCCTGTTCAGTATAACTCTCAAGCGACCGGAGATGGCGCTGGGGCTTGTCGTCGTTCGCTTCACACCCAAATTGCGGGTGGTTTTGAGCGTTGAGGAGACAGCGCGGCTGCTCGAGGCCGCGCCAGGCATCAAATACAAAGCTGCCCTCAGCGTTGCCTATGGCGCGGGCCTGCGTGTCTCGGAGGTTGCCCACCTCAAGGTCGATGACATCGACAGCGAGCGCATGATCATCCGTGTCGAGCAGGGCAAGGGACGCAAGGATCGCAACGCCATGCTCTCACCGCACCTGCTCGATTTGCTTCGCCAATGGTGGCGCGAAGGCAAGCGGCGCGGAGTGATGTTGCCGCATGGCTGGCTGTTCCCTGGCCGCAACGGCACGGATCCGGTCTCAGCGCGCCAGTTGCATCGCGTCGTGCAGGAAGCAGCTGAGCGCGCCGAGATCCACAAGCGGGTAAGCCCGCACACATTGCGGCATTCGTTCGCCACTCACCTGCTCGAGCAGGGTGTCGATATCCGCGTCATCCAGGTCCTGCTGGGACACGTGAACATCAACACCACCGGCATCTATACTCAGGTTTCGAGCAAGACCATGCGGGCGGTGGCCAGTCCGCTCGACCAAATCGTTGCCGTGATGGAAGGCAGGGGCCCTCCCGGTTGA